In Brienomyrus brachyistius isolate T26 unplaced genomic scaffold, BBRACH_0.4 scaffold44, whole genome shotgun sequence, the following are encoded in one genomic region:
- the dcbld2 gene encoding discoidin, CUB and LCCL domain-containing protein 2 isoform X2: MSGTHRSGRGFLLSYSTTEHSDLITCLDKGIHFTEAEFSKYCPAGCLTISGEVSGTIPHGYRDSSSVCLAGIHAGVVSNTLGGQISVVSSKGIPHYESTLANNVTSTFGPLSNSLFTFKTSGCYGTLGLESGVVRSSQITSSSVWEWSEENGQPSVWQPSGARLKRPGLPWAAAHSDQHQWLQLDLKKRKRITGIITTGSTLMEYQFFVSAYRVQYSQDGQLWYVFREADADQDKIFQGNINYLHEVRNNFIPPMEARYVRVSPTQWHQRIALKMELLGCQPPALLPRTFQPRPTKLSTDPPLQRDKATFTPDIRNTTMTPSGNNSVALAAVLVPALVTGLTCLLLTLLCTWHCKTRKKSAKGAYGLVHWDRAGLWKGMKQFFPAKMSEGDDSFVRYSHSDANHARSRKAVPVVQAESAEYAQPLVGGMVGTLGQRSTFKPEEGSDPAYADPDPYDAPLTEIYHAYAQPLPASGAEYATPIVVDMAGHPAPSGPLGQVSVSTFKRCGPGPLLTRTDSGQSGSCAQYDTPKTTPGQTQSTEDLVYQVPLNGAQKAREDS; the protein is encoded by the exons ATGAGCGGGACCCACAGGTCTGGCCGTGGCTTCTTGCTGTCCTACTCGACGACGGAGCACTCGG ATCTGATCACTTGCCTCGACAAAGGAATTCACTTTACGGAAGCAGAATTCAG CAAATACTGCCCTGCGGGTTGCCTGACGATCTCCGGGGAGGTTTCCGGCACGATTCCACACGGCTACAGAGAC tcctCATCAGTGTGCTTGGCCGGTATCCACGCCGGGGTGGTGTCCAACACTCTGGGAGGCCAGATCAGCGTCGTCAGCAGCAAGGGCATCCCACACTACGAGAGCACTCTGGCCAACAATGTCACGTCTACCTT TGGTCCTTTGTCCAACAGCCTCTTCACCTTCAAAACCAGTG GTTGTTATGGCACCCTGGGTCTGGAGTCAGGAGTAGTCCGCAGCTCCCAGATCACCAGCTCGTCCGTGTGGGAGTGGAGCGAGGAGAACGGGCAGCCCAGCGTGTGGCAGCCCTCCGGGGCCCGACTGAAGCGGCCGGGCCTCCCTTGGGCCGCCGCTCACAGCGATCAGCATCAGTGGCTCCAGCTGGACctgaagaagaggaagagaatCACAG GAATCATCACCACCGGTTCCACACTCATGGAGTACCAGTTCTTCGTCTCGGCCTATCGGGTGCAGTACAGCCAGGACGGCCAGCTGTGGTATGTCTTCAGAGAGGCTGACGCTGACCAGGATAAG ATCTTCCAGGGAAACATCAATTACCTGCACGAAGTGCGTAACAACTTCATCCCCCCCATGGAGGCGCGCTATGTGCGAGTCAGTCCCACCCAGTGGCACCAGCGCATCGCCCTGAAGATGGAGCTGCTGGGCTGCCAGCCTCCGGCAT TGCTGCCGCGAACCTTCCAGCCACGGCCCACCAAGCTCAGCACGGACCCTCCGCTACAGCGGGACAAGGCCACCTTCACTCCCGACATCCGCAACACCACCATGACCCCCAGTGGCAATAACA GTGTGGCACTAGCGGCAGTGCTGGTGCCAGCCTTGGTAACGGGCCTGACCTGCCTCCTCCTGACGCTGCTGTGTACCTGGCACTGCAAGACCCG GAAGAAGAGCGCCAAGGGGGCCTATGGTCTGGTGCACTGGGACCGAGCTG GCCTGTGGAAAGGCATGAAGCAGTTCTTTCCAGCGAAGATGAGTGAGGGGGACGATTCCTTTGTGCGATACAGCCACAGTGACGCGAATCACGCTCGGAGTCGCAAGGCCGTCCCGGTGGTGCAGGCCGAATCGGCAG AGTATGCCCAGCCCCTAGTGGGAGGAATGGTCGGCACCCTTGGTCAGAGGTCCACCTTTAAACCCGAAGAAGGAAGCGACCCGGCTTACGCGGACCCGGACCCGTACGACGCTCCGCTTACGGAAATATACCACGCGTACGCCCAACCGCTCCCTGCTTCAGGGGCGGAGTACGCCACCCCCATCGTTGTGGACATGGCAGGCCACCCGGCACCCTCTGGCCCGCTGGGACAGGTGTCCGTCTCCACATTCAAAAGGTGTGGCCCCGGGCCCCTCCTCACTAGGACAGACAGTGGCCAATCGGGATCGTGCGCCCAGTACGACACACCCAAGACCACGCCTGGGCAGACCCAGTCCACAGAGGACCTGGTCTACCAAGTCCCCCTGAATGGGGCCCAGAAAGCCCGTGAGGACAGCTGA
- the dcbld2 gene encoding discoidin, CUB and LCCL domain-containing protein 2 isoform X1, with translation MAMSGMVTAGRGGARLLLVSTLAVIFSARAGRAQKGDACGDTLLGPSSGTLSSINYPQTYPNHTVCEWELRVSPGRRIHLKFGDFDIEDWDCHFSYLRIYNGIGPGRAEIAKYCGLGLQIPELILSSGSEVTVQFMSGTHRSGRGFLLSYSTTEHSDLITCLDKGIHFTEAEFSKYCPAGCLTISGEVSGTIPHGYRDSSSVCLAGIHAGVVSNTLGGQISVVSSKGIPHYESTLANNVTSTFGPLSNSLFTFKTSGCYGTLGLESGVVRSSQITSSSVWEWSEENGQPSVWQPSGARLKRPGLPWAAAHSDQHQWLQLDLKKRKRITGIITTGSTLMEYQFFVSAYRVQYSQDGQLWYVFREADADQDKIFQGNINYLHEVRNNFIPPMEARYVRVSPTQWHQRIALKMELLGCQPPALLPRTFQPRPTKLSTDPPLQRDKATFTPDIRNTTMTPSGNNSVALAAVLVPALVTGLTCLLLTLLCTWHCKTRKKSAKGAYGLVHWDRAGLWKGMKQFFPAKMSEGDDSFVRYSHSDANHARSRKAVPVVQAESAEYAQPLVGGMVGTLGQRSTFKPEEGSDPAYADPDPYDAPLTEIYHAYAQPLPASGAEYATPIVVDMAGHPAPSGPLGQVSVSTFKRCGPGPLLTRTDSGQSGSCAQYDTPKTTPGQTQSTEDLVYQVPLNGAQKAREDS, from the exons ATGGCCATGTCTGGGATGGTGACTGCAGGACGCGGCGGGGCACGGCTTCTCCTCGTCTCCACACTCGCCGTCATCTTCAGCGCAAGAGCGGGTCGAGCCCAGAAAG GCGATGCTTGCGGAGACACCCTACTGGGCCCCAGTAGTGGCACACTGTCCTCCATCAACTACCCCCAGACGTACCCCAACCACACGGTGTGTGAATGGGAGTTGCGCGTGTCCCCTGGGAGGAGGATCCACCTTAAGTTCGGCGACTTCGACATCGAGGACTGGGACTGTCACTTCAGCTATCTGAGGATCTACAACGGGATTGGACCCGGGAGGGCGGAGATAG CAAAGTATTGTGGGCTGGGCTTGCAAATCCCGGAGCTGATCCTGTCCAGCGGCAGCGAGGTCACGGTTCAGTTCATGAGCGGGACCCACAGGTCTGGCCGTGGCTTCTTGCTGTCCTACTCGACGACGGAGCACTCGG ATCTGATCACTTGCCTCGACAAAGGAATTCACTTTACGGAAGCAGAATTCAG CAAATACTGCCCTGCGGGTTGCCTGACGATCTCCGGGGAGGTTTCCGGCACGATTCCACACGGCTACAGAGAC tcctCATCAGTGTGCTTGGCCGGTATCCACGCCGGGGTGGTGTCCAACACTCTGGGAGGCCAGATCAGCGTCGTCAGCAGCAAGGGCATCCCACACTACGAGAGCACTCTGGCCAACAATGTCACGTCTACCTT TGGTCCTTTGTCCAACAGCCTCTTCACCTTCAAAACCAGTG GTTGTTATGGCACCCTGGGTCTGGAGTCAGGAGTAGTCCGCAGCTCCCAGATCACCAGCTCGTCCGTGTGGGAGTGGAGCGAGGAGAACGGGCAGCCCAGCGTGTGGCAGCCCTCCGGGGCCCGACTGAAGCGGCCGGGCCTCCCTTGGGCCGCCGCTCACAGCGATCAGCATCAGTGGCTCCAGCTGGACctgaagaagaggaagagaatCACAG GAATCATCACCACCGGTTCCACACTCATGGAGTACCAGTTCTTCGTCTCGGCCTATCGGGTGCAGTACAGCCAGGACGGCCAGCTGTGGTATGTCTTCAGAGAGGCTGACGCTGACCAGGATAAG ATCTTCCAGGGAAACATCAATTACCTGCACGAAGTGCGTAACAACTTCATCCCCCCCATGGAGGCGCGCTATGTGCGAGTCAGTCCCACCCAGTGGCACCAGCGCATCGCCCTGAAGATGGAGCTGCTGGGCTGCCAGCCTCCGGCAT TGCTGCCGCGAACCTTCCAGCCACGGCCCACCAAGCTCAGCACGGACCCTCCGCTACAGCGGGACAAGGCCACCTTCACTCCCGACATCCGCAACACCACCATGACCCCCAGTGGCAATAACA GTGTGGCACTAGCGGCAGTGCTGGTGCCAGCCTTGGTAACGGGCCTGACCTGCCTCCTCCTGACGCTGCTGTGTACCTGGCACTGCAAGACCCG GAAGAAGAGCGCCAAGGGGGCCTATGGTCTGGTGCACTGGGACCGAGCTG GCCTGTGGAAAGGCATGAAGCAGTTCTTTCCAGCGAAGATGAGTGAGGGGGACGATTCCTTTGTGCGATACAGCCACAGTGACGCGAATCACGCTCGGAGTCGCAAGGCCGTCCCGGTGGTGCAGGCCGAATCGGCAG AGTATGCCCAGCCCCTAGTGGGAGGAATGGTCGGCACCCTTGGTCAGAGGTCCACCTTTAAACCCGAAGAAGGAAGCGACCCGGCTTACGCGGACCCGGACCCGTACGACGCTCCGCTTACGGAAATATACCACGCGTACGCCCAACCGCTCCCTGCTTCAGGGGCGGAGTACGCCACCCCCATCGTTGTGGACATGGCAGGCCACCCGGCACCCTCTGGCCCGCTGGGACAGGTGTCCGTCTCCACATTCAAAAGGTGTGGCCCCGGGCCCCTCCTCACTAGGACAGACAGTGGCCAATCGGGATCGTGCGCCCAGTACGACACACCCAAGACCACGCCTGGGCAGACCCAGTCCACAGAGGACCTGGTCTACCAAGTCCCCCTGAATGGGGCCCAGAAAGCCCGTGAGGACAGCTGA